From the genome of Pirellulales bacterium, one region includes:
- a CDS encoding Uma2 family endonuclease, translated as MATLITDPELEQRVRTERAGWGIDRYDEVWDGTYMLTPLPNLEHAEIQTKFVAVFRAALGFEGPAHVYGGINISDRAEDWLGNYRCPDAAIVLPGNPGRNCGAYFLGGPDFVVEIVSPHDKSRDKIAFYESLGVREFLVVDRNPWMLELYRLRDGRLELVGQSRLERANLLASTVLPVTLRLTPGSPRPRIDVRHADGLQHWLV; from the coding sequence ATGGCGACCTTGATTACCGATCCCGAACTGGAGCAGCGCGTTCGTACCGAGCGGGCGGGATGGGGAATTGATCGTTACGACGAGGTTTGGGATGGGACGTACATGCTGACGCCGTTGCCGAACCTGGAACATGCGGAAATTCAAACGAAGTTCGTGGCCGTTTTTCGAGCCGCTTTGGGGTTCGAGGGTCCGGCCCATGTCTACGGCGGCATCAATATCAGCGATCGCGCCGAAGACTGGCTTGGAAACTATCGCTGCCCCGACGCGGCGATCGTCTTGCCCGGCAATCCAGGCCGAAACTGCGGCGCGTACTTCCTTGGCGGGCCGGATTTCGTCGTTGAGATCGTGAGTCCACACGACAAAAGCCGCGATAAGATCGCTTTTTACGAGAGCCTCGGCGTGCGCGAGTTCCTGGTCGTCGATCGCAATCCTTGGATGTTGGAACTTTACCGACTGCGCGACGGGCGATTGGAATTGGTTGGCCAATCGCGGCTGGAGCGGGCCAATTTGCTTGCGAGCACGGTGTTGCCGGTGACGTTGCGGTTGACGCCCGGCAGCCCACGGCCGCGAATCGACGTGCGCCACGCCGACGGCCTGCAGCATTGGCTGGTATGA
- a CDS encoding galactosyltransferase-related protein, with product MAGPEIALSVTTYQKPWHLRRALASIAGQRGVEGRMEVVVTDDGSTDETPAVVEEFRRRVGFPLLFTTHEHLVYHPSRSRNDGARATGAPYILFIDGDCVLPPDHVAIHLAHRKPGSAMLGDCHRADEALSATLSEVGAERGDFLEWNLDEERRRINRRHFKHRLYTFVRHSRKPKLVSNNVGIWRSDFERVNGFDENFKNWGAEDDDLGRRLRRAGVRLESIMPYTRLVHLWHPRETSITKRWRDGANAPYFLRPAWLTRCRNGLTRRPLGDLKIGVAGRPARPEQAEAICRQAGLDAKSLFSLDPAAASRFGRAEVELLFLPGEGRFSGAAECQVLVVLDAAAVSSRLLKNAQRIAADRTFPDRPPEIQFPLSEFARALDSIV from the coding sequence ATGGCGGGGCCGGAAATTGCACTCTCGGTGACGACGTATCAGAAGCCGTGGCATTTGCGGCGAGCGCTGGCGTCGATCGCCGGCCAGCGGGGCGTCGAGGGGCGGATGGAAGTCGTCGTGACCGACGACGGCTCGACCGATGAAACGCCCGCGGTGGTCGAAGAGTTTCGCCGCCGGGTCGGCTTTCCACTGTTGTTCACCACGCACGAGCATCTGGTTTATCACCCGTCGCGAAGCCGCAACGACGGTGCCCGCGCTACCGGGGCCCCCTATATTCTGTTCATCGACGGCGATTGTGTGTTGCCTCCCGACCACGTCGCGATTCACCTGGCCCATCGCAAGCCCGGCAGCGCCATGCTCGGCGATTGCCACCGGGCCGACGAAGCGCTTTCGGCGACGCTCAGCGAAGTCGGAGCCGAGCGGGGAGATTTTTTGGAGTGGAATCTCGACGAGGAACGCCGCCGCATCAATCGCCGGCACTTCAAACACCGCCTGTATACGTTTGTTCGGCATTCGAGAAAGCCGAAACTGGTGTCGAACAACGTCGGCATTTGGCGGAGCGATTTCGAGCGTGTCAACGGATTCGATGAAAACTTCAAGAACTGGGGGGCCGAAGACGACGATCTTGGCCGGCGGCTCCGCCGGGCCGGCGTGCGGCTCGAATCGATCATGCCCTACACGCGGCTGGTGCACCTCTGGCACCCGCGCGAGACCTCGATCACCAAGCGTTGGCGCGACGGAGCGAACGCGCCGTATTTTCTTCGCCCGGCATGGCTGACGCGCTGCCGCAACGGTCTGACGCGTCGCCCGCTCGGCGATTTGAAGATTGGCGTGGCCGGTCGGCCGGCACGGCCTGAGCAAGCCGAAGCGATTTGCCGGCAGGCAGGGCTGGACGCGAAATCGCTTTTCTCGCTCGATCCCGCGGCCGCGTCCCGGTTCGGCCGAGCGGAAGTCGAACTGCTTTTCCTGCCGGGCGAAGGGCGCTTCAGCGGCGCCGCGGAATGCCAGGTCCTCGTGGTGCTGGATGCGGCGGCGGTTTCCAGCCGGCTCTTGAAAAACGCCCAGCGGATCGCTGCCGACCGCACGTTTCCGGATCGCCCGCCGGAAATCCAATTTCCGCTTTCCGAGTTCGCGCGAGCGCTCGATTCGATCGTGTAA
- a CDS encoding agmatine deiminase family protein produces the protein MPAEWEPHAATWLSWPHRLATWPGKFEPIPHLYVQLVRTLAAVEAVHVLAGGHPMLQARALLAGIANVTLHEIATDDAWIRDSGPTFLVGPPGSPPTLIDWGYNAWGGKYPPYANDDALGRLIARETGRICHEPDMILEGGAIDVDGRGTLLTTEECLLNPNRNPQLSRGQIERRLYEFLGARKVLWLGRGIAGDDTDGHIDELARFVGPRTVVAAVEENPRDENFASLDENLRRLRSFTDADDQPLEVVPLPMPRPIVYDGQRLPASYCNFYLANGIAVVPQFGDPADAEAVEILGGVLKDRRIVPLPARDLVWGLGAFHCITQQEPAGG, from the coding sequence ATGCCGGCCGAATGGGAGCCGCACGCCGCCACGTGGCTCTCTTGGCCGCATCGGCTGGCGACATGGCCGGGGAAGTTCGAGCCGATCCCGCACCTCTATGTGCAACTGGTGCGAACATTGGCCGCGGTCGAAGCAGTGCACGTGTTGGCCGGCGGGCACCCGATGCTGCAAGCTCGCGCGCTGCTTGCGGGGATTGCGAATGTCACGCTGCACGAGATCGCGACCGACGATGCTTGGATTCGCGATTCCGGTCCGACGTTTTTGGTCGGCCCGCCTGGTTCTCCGCCAACTTTGATCGATTGGGGCTACAACGCATGGGGCGGCAAATATCCGCCGTATGCGAACGACGACGCCCTCGGCCGCTTGATTGCCCGCGAGACCGGTCGAATCTGCCACGAGCCCGACATGATCTTGGAAGGGGGCGCGATCGACGTCGACGGCCGCGGCACGCTGCTGACGACCGAAGAATGCCTGCTCAATCCGAATCGGAATCCGCAGCTTTCGCGCGGGCAGATCGAGCGGCGGTTGTACGAATTCTTGGGAGCGCGAAAAGTGCTGTGGCTCGGCCGCGGGATCGCCGGCGACGACACCGACGGCCATATCGACGAATTGGCCCGCTTCGTCGGGCCGAGAACCGTTGTCGCGGCGGTGGAAGAGAATCCGCGGGATGAAAATTTTGCGTCGCTGGATGAAAACCTGCGGCGACTGCGGTCGTTCACCGACGCCGATGACCAACCGCTCGAAGTCGTGCCACTGCCGATGCCGCGGCCGATTGTCTACGACGGCCAGCGATTGCCGGCCAGCTATTGCAACTTTTATCTCGCGAATGGGATTGCGGTCGTGCCGCAATTCGGCGATCCGGCCGATGCCGAAGCGGTGGAGATATTGGGGGGCGTGCTGAAAGACCGGCGGATCGTGCCGCTGCCGGCCCGCGATTTGGTGTGGGGGCTGGGGGCGTTTCATTGCATTACGCAGCAGGAACCGGCCGGCGGGTGA